A region of Rhodoligotrophos appendicifer DNA encodes the following proteins:
- a CDS encoding citryl-CoA lyase, translating to MSKTPTTKLCRYTNDQVFVHNVDLCKDLIGKISFTEMIFFHLMDRRPRVAETAMLDAILVTLMEHGLTPSAITTRMIALSSPEAPQAAVAAGLLAVGSQFIGTIEDSARLLQALVAGKGSLEEQARETVMRYRQEKRLLPGFGHHLHRPDDPRTPVILAVAREHGLAGRHVDALMILGKTVDEAAGRHITINVTGAIGAILSDMEIPVDIIRGIAVISRAAGLVGHIKEERESPAARFIWELAEEHVHHAGDVADTGA from the coding sequence ATGAGCAAAACACCGACAACCAAGCTCTGCCGATATACAAATGACCAAGTGTTCGTGCACAATGTGGACCTATGCAAAGATCTGATCGGTAAGATTAGCTTCACAGAGATGATCTTCTTCCATCTCATGGACCGGAGGCCGCGGGTCGCCGAGACTGCCATGCTGGATGCGATCCTGGTGACACTCATGGAGCATGGATTGACACCGAGCGCCATCACCACGCGGATGATCGCGCTATCTTCGCCCGAGGCACCGCAGGCGGCCGTGGCGGCCGGGCTGCTGGCGGTGGGGAGCCAGTTTATCGGGACCATCGAGGATTCCGCGCGGCTGCTGCAGGCTCTCGTCGCGGGAAAGGGTTCGCTCGAGGAGCAGGCGCGGGAGACGGTGATGCGCTACCGGCAGGAGAAGCGGCTGCTGCCCGGCTTCGGCCATCATCTCCACAGGCCGGATGATCCGCGCACACCGGTGATCCTTGCAGTCGCACGCGAACACGGGCTGGCGGGGCGACATGTGGATGCGCTCATGATCCTGGGGAAGACGGTGGACGAGGCCGCGGGGCGGCATATCACCATCAATGTAACGGGTGCGATTGGTGCGATCCTGTCGGACATGGAGATCCCCGTCGATATCATCCGGGGAATCGCTGTGATCAGCCGCGCGGCCGGACTGGTGGGACACATCAAGGAAGAGCGCGAGAGCCCCGCGGCGCGGTTCATTTGGGAGCTGGCGGAGGAACATGTTCACCACGCCGGCGATGTCGCCGACACGGGAGCTTAG
- a CDS encoding enoyl-CoA hydratase/isomerase family protein encodes MKVETAFFSKVLTARWDGEPDATLDDEMVSGLHDAIAEAEAKGAAVLHLRSGARSFCAGADAARLKAWIAPENGPSEIVKDSRAWTGLFERLDQCGPTVLAEIDGAVLGAGVGLALACDLRIASDRCVMGVPEARFGVLPAGSTIQRLVATTSTQLSRRLLVTGEVVKADEALRLGLVDWVVPAAEIAERAQQMASRVSRLSVPAVTAAKAVIRSIADGPEAAREAEEHALSCLVQLSETRASLQALANPAAKA; translated from the coding sequence ATGAAGGTCGAGACCGCATTCTTCAGTAAGGTTCTGACGGCACGCTGGGACGGCGAACCCGATGCGACCCTGGACGATGAGATGGTGTCGGGCCTGCATGACGCAATCGCCGAGGCGGAGGCCAAGGGCGCGGCGGTACTGCATCTGAGATCTGGAGCCCGAAGCTTCTGCGCGGGTGCCGACGCCGCCCGTCTCAAGGCCTGGATCGCTCCGGAGAACGGACCGTCAGAGATCGTGAAGGACAGCCGAGCCTGGACCGGCTTGTTCGAGAGACTGGATCAATGTGGGCCTACGGTGCTGGCTGAGATCGACGGCGCCGTGCTGGGGGCGGGGGTGGGTCTGGCGCTCGCCTGCGATCTGCGCATTGCTTCAGATCGCTGCGTCATGGGCGTGCCCGAGGCGCGTTTCGGCGTGCTGCCAGCGGGGTCGACGATCCAGCGGCTGGTGGCGACGACCAGCACCCAGCTGTCGCGGCGGCTGCTGGTGACCGGCGAGGTGGTGAAGGCTGATGAAGCGTTGCGGCTGGGACTGGTAGATTGGGTGGTCCCGGCCGCAGAGATCGCAGAGCGGGCGCAGCAGATGGCCAGCCGCGTCTCGCGGTTGTCCGTGCCGGCGGTGACGGCGGCGAAAGCAGTGATCAGATCGATAGCGGATGGGCCTGAGGCGGCCCGGGAGGCGGAGGAGCATGCGCTGAGCTGCCTCGTCCAGCTTTCGGAGACCCGCGCGAGCCTCCAAGCTCTGGCCAACCCTGCAGCGAAGGCGTAA
- a CDS encoding Zn-ribbon domain-containing OB-fold protein, with amino-acid sequence MSYLPAEIPGPEPLFDDEGFWAACQERRLCFQHCTACGHFRHPPRPVCPKCKSFKFQWTEAADEGELFSFTVVHHGAHPAIGPALPYNIAIVRYPSFDDVRVISNVVDVAPEDLRIGMPLSLLWERCGNGMLVPRYKRRE; translated from the coding sequence ATGTCCTATCTTCCTGCCGAGATCCCTGGACCCGAGCCGCTCTTTGACGATGAGGGCTTCTGGGCCGCGTGCCAGGAGCGACGGCTATGCTTTCAGCACTGTACCGCGTGCGGCCATTTCCGCCATCCGCCGCGGCCGGTTTGTCCGAAGTGCAAATCCTTCAAGTTTCAATGGACAGAAGCCGCGGACGAGGGTGAACTCTTCAGCTTCACAGTGGTGCATCACGGCGCCCATCCGGCGATCGGGCCGGCGCTGCCTTACAACATCGCCATCGTGCGATATCCGTCCTTCGATGATGTGCGTGTGATCAGCAATGTTGTCGATGTGGCGCCCGAGGATCTGAGGATCGGAATGCCGCTCAGCCTCCTCTGGGAGCGCTGCGGTAACGGCATGCTGGTGCCACGCTACAAGCGGCGGGAGTGA
- a CDS encoding thiolase C-terminal domain-containing protein codes for MTTPTQQACIVGVGETEYRRWGGFADQSELQLTCAALATAAADAGLAIDEIDGLCSYAGDRNEPSYMQDNLGLPKLRYASLVWGGGGTGSCGALLHAKTAIESGAADVVAVFRGLCQGQQRRYGQFNAARPGNNFLAPFGMFSPPNMIAPLVQRYMHDFGIKPEEMAEIALSGRDNATRNPRAVMGKKPMTLEDYLASRMIASPLRLYDCCQENDGACAVIVTSLERARDLRQKPVRILSAAQGTNAGWGTGALGTHNMPVEEYGTGNGTMVARQVYEGAGVTATDIDVAQIYDHFSGLVMMSLENYGFCGRGEAGGFLADGCIRWPNGRLPINTSGGHLSEAYIHGMNLILEGARQIRGTSTSQVRDAELCLVTGGLAGPPSSAAILGA; via the coding sequence GTGACAACGCCCACGCAACAGGCGTGCATCGTTGGCGTCGGCGAGACTGAATATCGACGCTGGGGCGGCTTCGCTGACCAGAGCGAATTACAGCTCACCTGCGCCGCGCTCGCGACAGCGGCGGCGGACGCGGGCCTGGCGATAGACGAGATCGACGGGCTCTGCTCCTATGCCGGTGACCGGAACGAGCCGTCCTATATGCAGGACAATCTCGGCCTGCCCAAGCTGCGCTATGCCTCGCTGGTGTGGGGCGGCGGCGGCACCGGCTCGTGCGGCGCGCTGCTGCACGCAAAGACGGCGATCGAATCCGGCGCGGCCGACGTTGTCGCTGTGTTCCGCGGGCTGTGTCAGGGCCAGCAGCGTCGCTACGGCCAGTTCAACGCGGCGCGCCCCGGCAACAACTTCCTGGCACCCTTCGGCATGTTCTCGCCGCCCAACATGATCGCGCCGCTCGTTCAGCGCTATATGCATGATTTCGGCATCAAGCCGGAGGAAATGGCGGAAATCGCTCTCAGTGGCCGGGACAACGCGACACGCAATCCACGGGCGGTCATGGGCAAGAAACCGATGACCCTCGAGGATTATTTGGCCTCGCGGATGATCGCCAGTCCGCTTCGCCTCTATGATTGCTGTCAGGAAAATGACGGCGCCTGTGCCGTGATCGTGACCAGCCTGGAGCGGGCCCGCGACCTCAGGCAGAAGCCGGTCCGCATCCTGTCGGCCGCCCAGGGCACCAATGCCGGCTGGGGGACGGGCGCTCTCGGCACCCACAACATGCCGGTGGAGGAGTATGGCACAGGCAACGGCACCATGGTGGCACGGCAGGTCTATGAGGGAGCCGGTGTCACTGCGACCGATATCGATGTGGCGCAAATCTACGATCACTTCTCCGGGCTGGTGATGATGAGCCTCGAGAATTACGGCTTTTGCGGCCGCGGCGAGGCGGGCGGCTTCCTGGCGGATGGATGCATCCGCTGGCCGAACGGAAGGCTGCCAATCAATACCTCGGGCGGCCATTTATCAGAGGCCTATATCCACGGCATGAACCTGATCCTGGAAGGTGCACGACAGATCCGAGGGACATCGACGTCGCAGGTGCGGGACGCGGAACTGTGCCTGGTGACGGGAGGCCTTGCCGGGCCGCCCTCAAGCGCTGCTATATTGGGGGCCTGA